From the Gemmatimonadales bacterium genome, one window contains:
- a CDS encoding BatA domain-containing protein, which translates to MIGFLSPLWLWALPLSTLPLILHLVARRQPPTVAFPAVRYLQQVTRDHRRRLKLQHWLLLLVRTLLILSLVLAAAGPTVARDGLSGHAPAALVLIVDNSPSSGAVTDGTPMLDRLRGAAAAVLAKATTEDALWLLTADGVARRNSAAVLRTTIDSLAPSEVRLDLGLALAQARDILADEDRPVEVVVLSDLQRSAVSEVKLALPVVVGVPDVTPPPNLGVAVLDPGPQPWSLGDNRARVRLVGDSGRSSPMVVQLGNRADRPRLASVGTTLEVQLPASLPGWWPLTAALDPDEFRADDHRSTLVRVLPLAKAQWDPSDAYLAAAAATLRDGGRLLDGSEVSLGWLGSGPSVVEPPADIAALGSLNRALERRGVPWRFGGPVVREQMSDSGALLPAIRVARRLTLSYVGGAARGVEATVGGEPWIVRAGDVVLLGSRLEPGWTGLPTSAAFVPLIDALANRLVRGEQALLTGTPGAPVPLPDDVDRVTQDGRVWRVEGGAAWRPPAAGIYLLQSGPDTLGALAVNLDPRESDLATAPRSQIEALWSGARLVPLARVGEASFAAGARGQLRAPLLWLAFLLGLVEMGLASFQRRVA; encoded by the coding sequence ATGATCGGGTTTCTGAGTCCGCTCTGGCTCTGGGCGCTCCCGCTTTCCACCCTGCCGCTGATCCTGCATCTCGTGGCGCGGCGGCAACCGCCAACCGTCGCATTCCCGGCCGTCCGGTACCTCCAGCAGGTGACCCGCGATCACCGTCGTCGGCTGAAGCTCCAGCATTGGCTCCTGCTCCTCGTCCGGACGCTGCTGATCCTCTCGCTCGTGCTGGCCGCGGCGGGTCCCACCGTCGCCCGCGACGGCCTCTCGGGGCATGCCCCCGCCGCCCTGGTTCTGATCGTGGACAATTCGCCGAGCAGCGGCGCCGTCACCGACGGAACGCCAATGCTCGACCGGCTTCGCGGGGCGGCGGCCGCCGTGCTCGCCAAGGCCACGACGGAGGATGCGCTCTGGCTCCTCACGGCAGACGGAGTCGCCAGGCGCAACTCTGCCGCCGTGCTCCGGACCACGATCGATTCGTTGGCCCCGTCGGAAGTGCGCCTCGATCTCGGGCTGGCCCTGGCCCAGGCCCGGGACATCCTCGCCGACGAGGACAGGCCCGTGGAGGTCGTGGTGCTCTCCGACCTGCAGCGCAGTGCGGTGTCGGAGGTCAAACTTGCATTGCCGGTCGTGGTCGGGGTTCCCGACGTGACCCCTCCGCCGAACCTCGGTGTGGCCGTGCTGGACCCCGGTCCGCAGCCCTGGTCACTCGGCGACAATCGCGCCCGGGTACGGCTTGTCGGCGACTCAGGCCGGAGCTCGCCGATGGTCGTCCAACTCGGGAACCGGGCGGATCGGCCGCGGCTGGCGTCGGTCGGCACGACCCTCGAGGTGCAGCTGCCGGCCAGTCTTCCGGGATGGTGGCCGCTCACCGCCGCACTCGACCCCGACGAGTTCCGGGCGGACGACCATCGAAGCACGCTGGTGCGGGTGCTCCCGCTCGCAAAGGCGCAGTGGGACCCGTCGGACGCCTACCTCGCCGCGGCGGCCGCGACGCTTCGCGATGGGGGGCGGCTGCTGGACGGGAGCGAAGTGTCGCTCGGCTGGTTGGGGTCGGGGCCGTCGGTGGTGGAGCCGCCGGCGGACATTGCGGCACTCGGGTCGCTCAACCGGGCGCTGGAGCGCCGCGGCGTGCCCTGGCGCTTCGGTGGACCGGTGGTGCGCGAGCAGATGAGCGACAGCGGCGCGCTGTTGCCCGCCATCCGAGTGGCCCGTCGGCTCACGTTGTCCTACGTCGGCGGCGCGGCACGCGGCGTCGAGGCCACGGTGGGGGGCGAGCCCTGGATCGTCCGGGCCGGCGACGTGGTGCTGCTCGGGAGTCGTCTGGAGCCGGGCTGGACCGGACTGCCCACCTCGGCCGCCTTTGTTCCGCTGATCGACGCCCTGGCCAATCGACTTGTCCGCGGTGAGCAGGCACTGCTGACCGGCACGCCGGGTGCTCCGGTGCCGCTCCCCGACGACGTGGATCGCGTCACCCAGGATGGGCGGGTGTGGCGGGTGGAAGGGGGCGCGGCCTGGCGTCCCCCTGCGGCGGGGATCTACCTCCTGCAGTCTGGTCCCGACACGCTCGGCGCCCTGGCGGTCAATCTCGACCCGCGGGAGTCCGACTTGGCCACCGCCCCGCGCTCGCAGATCGAGGCACTCTGGTCGGGGGCGCGCCTGGTGCCGCTGGCCCGGGTCGGGGAGGCCTCGTTCGCGGCGGGCGCACGAGGACAATTGCGCGCGCCGCTCCTGTGGCTGGCATTCCTGCTGGGACTCGTCGAGATGGGGCTCGCCAGCTTCCAGAGGCGGGTGGCATGA
- a CDS encoding DUF58 domain-containing protein, giving the protein MTSRVIPRYVAARMATTHGAARLDLLDPFEVSRLGGLEVVTEGLVEGFLAGLHRSPRRGFSVEFAEHRMYQPGDELRYVDWKLLGRKDRLYVKQFEEETNLRAMLVLDTSRSMDWSGAPESRLTKFEYARRLSAALALVLLRQRDATGLVAFDETVRLTLPPRVSRAHWMRLATALSGLEPGRMTAAAPALHGVVERLRRRGLVVFISDLLLDRAPALHALKFLRHRGHSVLVLHVLDPGELELDGPAEVRFEDPETSAAVVLRPRDWAEIYRKTVGEAIAEWRLALRREGIRYHAIRTDLPFGRALREALVRPGGVA; this is encoded by the coding sequence TTGACTTCGCGCGTCATTCCCCGGTACGTTGCCGCCCGAATGGCCACCACGCACGGCGCCGCCCGGCTCGACCTGCTCGACCCCTTCGAGGTTTCCCGCCTCGGCGGCTTGGAGGTCGTCACGGAAGGGCTGGTGGAGGGGTTCCTGGCCGGCCTCCACCGATCGCCCCGCCGCGGATTCTCGGTCGAATTTGCCGAACACCGGATGTACCAGCCCGGGGACGAGCTCCGGTACGTGGACTGGAAGCTGCTGGGACGCAAGGATCGGCTGTACGTCAAGCAGTTCGAGGAGGAAACCAACCTCCGTGCCATGCTGGTGCTCGACACCAGTCGCTCGATGGACTGGTCCGGCGCCCCCGAGTCCCGCCTCACCAAGTTCGAGTATGCGCGGCGGCTCAGCGCGGCGCTCGCGCTCGTGCTTCTCCGCCAGCGGGACGCGACCGGATTGGTCGCCTTCGACGAGACCGTCCGGCTGACCCTCCCGCCCCGCGTCAGCCGCGCGCACTGGATGCGGCTCGCCACGGCGCTCAGCGGCCTCGAGCCGGGGCGGATGACCGCCGCCGCCCCGGCGCTCCACGGCGTGGTGGAGCGCCTCCGCCGCCGCGGCCTCGTGGTGTTCATCTCCGACCTTCTCCTCGATCGCGCCCCGGCGCTCCATGCGCTGAAGTTCCTCCGGCACCGGGGCCACTCGGTGCTGGTGCTCCACGTGCTCGACCCCGGCGAACTCGAACTGGACGGCCCGGCGGAAGTCCGGTTCGAGGATCCTGAGACATCTGCCGCCGTCGTCCTCCGTCCGCGGGACTGGGCCGAGATCTATCGCAAGACTGTCGGCGAGGCGATCGCTGAATGGCGGCTTGCCCTCCGGCGCGAGGGGATCCGCTACCATGCCATCCGGACCGACCTCCCCTTTGGCCGGGCGCTGCGTGAGGCGCTGGTTCGGCCCGGTGGTGTGGCATGA
- a CDS encoding M20/M25/M40 family metallo-hydrolase yields MRYLLTLSLFAAVPLAAQAPATVVPPPSAAVKKAAATITAADVAKRINIIADDSMMGRDTPSPGLEMTAQYVADQFKSFGLKPGGEKGTWFQRYEILQTQFDPAASHVGFMAGGKHMHADFSTDARFLFGTPPTKEIGGPVVVLGGSPNADVLKDMDASGKVILLVLDYSKGQVAGGWNRMFGAVLGMNPLGVVILSNRDSANWANRISAPYRKGVRLGGDAGRAPIVDVNDAAFAEILMAGGVDVAKIRADTSMVAMVDPGLKVMLDLKETVLNKTTAPNTIGILEGTDPTLKHEYLVYSGHMDHVGISSGKADSINNGADDDASGTVGVMELAEAFSRPGARTKRSILFITVSGEEKGLWGSNYFTENPTVPIKDMVADINIDMIGRNWPDTIVAIGREHSDLGQTLEAVNAQHPELGMTAIDDKWPEENFYGRSDHFNFAKNGVPILFFFNGVHEDYHQPSDSPDKINADKESRILQLLFYLGQAVANNPQRPQWNPESYAKIVQPPKPAS; encoded by the coding sequence ATGCGATACCTGCTCACGCTCTCCCTCTTTGCCGCCGTCCCACTCGCCGCCCAGGCGCCTGCCACCGTCGTGCCGCCGCCGAGTGCGGCGGTGAAGAAGGCGGCCGCCACCATCACGGCAGCCGACGTGGCCAAGCGGATCAACATCATTGCAGACGACTCAATGATGGGACGCGACACGCCGAGCCCAGGGCTCGAAATGACGGCGCAGTACGTGGCCGATCAGTTCAAGTCGTTCGGACTCAAGCCGGGCGGGGAGAAGGGCACCTGGTTCCAGCGGTATGAGATCCTGCAGACGCAGTTCGACCCGGCCGCCTCCCATGTCGGCTTCATGGCGGGCGGGAAGCACATGCACGCCGATTTCAGCACTGATGCGCGATTCCTGTTCGGCACCCCCCCGACGAAGGAAATCGGTGGACCGGTCGTCGTCCTTGGCGGCTCTCCGAATGCCGACGTGCTGAAGGACATGGACGCCAGTGGCAAGGTGATCCTGCTGGTGCTGGACTACAGCAAGGGCCAGGTGGCGGGCGGCTGGAACCGGATGTTCGGCGCCGTGCTCGGCATGAATCCGCTCGGCGTCGTCATCCTGTCGAACCGCGACTCCGCGAACTGGGCGAACCGGATCAGTGCCCCGTACCGCAAGGGGGTGCGGCTCGGGGGTGACGCCGGCCGCGCGCCGATCGTCGATGTCAACGATGCGGCGTTTGCGGAGATCCTCATGGCCGGCGGCGTGGACGTCGCCAAGATCCGCGCCGACACCAGCATGGTGGCCATGGTGGATCCGGGCCTGAAGGTGATGCTCGACCTGAAGGAGACCGTGCTCAACAAGACCACCGCGCCCAACACCATCGGCATCCTGGAAGGCACCGACCCGACGCTCAAGCATGAGTACCTCGTGTACTCGGGCCACATGGATCACGTCGGGATTTCGTCCGGCAAGGCCGACAGCATCAACAACGGCGCCGACGACGACGCCTCCGGCACCGTCGGCGTGATGGAACTCGCCGAGGCGTTCAGCCGGCCGGGCGCCCGGACCAAGCGCTCCATCCTGTTCATCACGGTGAGCGGCGAGGAGAAGGGGCTCTGGGGCAGCAACTACTTTACCGAGAACCCGACGGTGCCCATCAAGGACATGGTGGCGGACATCAACATCGACATGATCGGTCGCAACTGGCCCGACACGATCGTGGCCATCGGCCGCGAGCACTCCGACCTGGGGCAGACGCTGGAAGCGGTCAACGCCCAGCATCCGGAGCTCGGGATGACCGCCATCGACGACAAGTGGCCCGAGGAGAACTTCTACGGCCGCTCCGACCACTTCAACTTCGCCAAGAATGGCGTGCCGATCCTGTTCTTCTTCAACGGGGTCCACGAAGACTACCACCAGCCCTCCGACTCCCCGGACAAGATCAACGCCGACAAGGAGTCCCGGATCCTGCAGCTGCTCTTCTACCTCGGACAGGCGGTGGCCAACAATCCGCAGCGTCCGCAGTGGAACCCGGAGAGCTACGCCAAGATCGTCCAGCCGCCGAAGCCGGCGTCGTAA
- a CDS encoding carboxymuconolactone decarboxylase family protein — protein sequence MPDAAPGSLAEFRAFREQMNATILNAGNLTINRFFALDGRAYEAGALGVKTKEMLGLVSSMVLRCDDCITYHIVRCREEGVTQAEFLEIFSVALIVGGSIVVPHLRRAMSRLEELAGSA from the coding sequence ATGCCTGACGCCGCCCCCGGTTCCCTCGCCGAGTTCCGCGCCTTTCGCGAGCAGATGAACGCGACGATCCTCAACGCCGGCAACCTGACCATCAACCGCTTCTTCGCGCTCGACGGGCGGGCCTACGAGGCCGGCGCCCTGGGCGTCAAGACCAAGGAGATGCTCGGCCTGGTGTCGAGCATGGTCCTCCGCTGCGACGACTGCATCACCTACCACATCGTCCGCTGCCGGGAGGAAGGGGTCACCCAGGCGGAGTTCCTGGAGATCTTCAGCGTGGCGCTGATCGTCGGGGGAAGTATCGTCGTTCCGCACTTGCGGCGGGCCATGTCGCGACTGGAGGAACTGGCCGGCTCAGCCTGA
- the lepA gene encoding translation elongation factor 4 yields MSQARIRNFCIVAHIDHGKSTLADRLIETTGAVQKRQMRSQLLDTMDLERERGITIKLNAVRMAYTARDGVEYELNLIDTPGHVDFTYEVSRSLAACEGAILVVDASQGIQAQTLSNLFLALDAGLEIIPVLNKIDLPGAEPEKRAQEIIDLIGARREEILSVSAKEGTGVPELLEEIVAKVPPPRGREDAPLRALIFDSYYDRYRGAVPSIRVVDGTVRKGMTIAFGSHPVDEYRVEEVGYLQLGQREAPALEAGEVGYIVASLRDVRDARVGDTILDAETPTTELLPGYRIVKSMVFAGVYPTDSDQYENLRDALEKLRMNDASLNYEPEVSTALGFGFRCGFLGLLHLEIVQERLQREFNLDLITTVPTVEYHVYTTDGAMTVLSNPTNLPDPASIDRIDEPYVKARIMAPSDYIGAIMKLGQDRRGIYNGMHYLDTTRVEFDFEFPLGEIVLDFYDRLKSISRGYASLDYEMSDFRQSDLVKLDLLLNGDQIDAFSVIIHRDKAYEFGRKMAEKLKELIPRQLYAVAIQAAIGQKVIARESISAFRKDVLAKCYGGDITRKRKLLEKQKEGKKRMKQIGAVEIPQEAFLAVLKVD; encoded by the coding sequence ATGTCTCAAGCCCGCATCCGCAACTTCTGCATCGTGGCGCACATCGACCACGGCAAGTCCACCCTGGCCGACCGCCTCATCGAAACGACGGGGGCCGTCCAGAAGCGGCAAATGCGGAGCCAGCTGCTCGATACGATGGACCTCGAGCGGGAACGGGGCATCACCATCAAGCTGAACGCGGTGCGGATGGCCTACACCGCGCGCGACGGTGTCGAGTACGAGCTCAACCTGATCGACACCCCCGGACACGTGGACTTCACCTACGAGGTGTCACGGTCCCTGGCCGCCTGCGAGGGCGCCATCCTCGTGGTCGACGCCTCGCAGGGCATCCAGGCCCAGACGCTGAGCAATCTCTTCCTGGCGCTCGACGCAGGCCTCGAGATCATTCCCGTGCTCAACAAGATCGACCTCCCCGGCGCCGAACCGGAGAAGCGGGCCCAGGAAATCATCGACCTGATCGGTGCCCGGCGGGAGGAGATCCTCAGCGTCTCGGCCAAAGAGGGCACCGGCGTGCCTGAGCTGCTCGAGGAGATCGTCGCAAAGGTCCCGCCGCCGCGCGGCCGGGAGGACGCGCCGCTTCGGGCGCTCATCTTCGACTCCTACTACGACCGATACCGGGGCGCCGTGCCCAGCATCCGGGTGGTCGACGGGACGGTGCGCAAGGGCATGACCATCGCGTTCGGCTCGCACCCCGTGGACGAGTATCGCGTCGAGGAAGTCGGCTACCTGCAGCTCGGCCAGCGGGAGGCCCCGGCCCTCGAGGCCGGCGAGGTGGGATACATCGTGGCGAGCCTGCGGGACGTCCGCGATGCGCGTGTCGGGGACACGATCCTCGACGCCGAGACGCCGACGACCGAGCTGCTCCCCGGCTACCGCATCGTGAAGTCGATGGTCTTCGCGGGGGTCTATCCGACCGACTCGGATCAGTACGAGAACCTGCGCGACGCCCTCGAAAAGCTGCGGATGAACGACGCCTCGCTGAATTACGAGCCCGAGGTGTCCACCGCGCTCGGGTTCGGATTCCGGTGCGGCTTCCTGGGGCTGCTGCACCTCGAAATCGTGCAGGAACGGCTCCAGCGGGAGTTCAACCTCGACCTGATCACGACGGTGCCGACCGTCGAGTACCACGTTTACACCACCGACGGCGCCATGACGGTCCTGTCGAATCCCACGAATCTTCCCGACCCGGCGTCCATCGACCGGATCGACGAGCCCTACGTGAAGGCGCGGATCATGGCGCCGTCGGACTACATCGGCGCCATCATGAAGCTCGGGCAGGACCGACGTGGCATCTACAATGGCATGCACTATCTCGACACGACGCGCGTGGAGTTCGACTTTGAGTTTCCCCTCGGGGAAATCGTCCTCGACTTCTACGACCGGCTCAAGTCGATCAGCCGCGGCTACGCCTCGCTCGACTACGAGATGTCCGACTTCCGGCAATCCGACCTGGTGAAGCTGGACCTTCTGCTCAATGGCGACCAGATCGACGCATTCAGCGTCATCATCCATCGGGACAAGGCCTACGAGTTCGGCCGGAAGATGGCGGAGAAGCTCAAGGAACTGATTCCGCGCCAGCTGTACGCCGTGGCCATCCAGGCCGCGATCGGACAGAAGGTCATTGCCCGCGAGTCGATCAGCGCGTTCCGGAAGGACGTGCTCGCCAAGTGCTACGGCGGCGACATCACGCGAAAGCGCAAGCTTCTCGAGAAGCAGAAGGAAGGCAAGAAGCGGATGAAACAGATTGGCGCGGTGGAAATTCCCCAGGAAGCGTTCCTGGCCGTGCTGAAGGTCGACTAG
- the waaF gene encoding lipopolysaccharide heptosyltransferase II, with the protein MRPGPMLVIQTAFLGDVVLTTPLLSRLAARFGPVDVVTTPAAAELLETHPAVRQVIRYDKRGTDSGLGGFRRLAERLAATRYAGVFLPHRSWRSAALAACAHIPDRIGFDDSPAAMLYTERVPRPRGGHESARLLALADGGRHEGAVPAVGLTLTDADRAAADAWLKERKIAGPFVAVAPGSIWGTKRWPGYAELVARLKQPVVVLGSAADSALADEVAAAGAGRAHSAAGALSLRESAAVIARANLLVTNDSAPLHLATGVGTPVVAVFGPTTPAQGFGPIGAGSRVVEEKGLWCRPCSPHGPATCPLGHHTCMQAIGVERVLAAVASASAAGAH; encoded by the coding sequence ATGCGCCCCGGCCCCATGCTCGTCATCCAGACCGCCTTCCTTGGCGACGTCGTCCTCACCACGCCACTGCTGTCGCGGCTCGCGGCGCGGTTCGGACCGGTGGACGTCGTGACCACGCCCGCCGCCGCCGAGCTGCTGGAAACGCACCCCGCCGTCCGGCAGGTGATCCGCTACGACAAGCGCGGCACCGACAGCGGGCTTGGCGGCTTCCGCCGCCTTGCCGAGCGGCTGGCCGCCACACGCTACGCCGGCGTGTTCCTCCCCCACCGCTCATGGCGGTCGGCGGCCCTGGCCGCGTGTGCGCACATCCCCGACCGGATCGGGTTCGACGACAGCCCCGCCGCCATGCTCTACACCGAGCGGGTGCCACGCCCCCGCGGGGGCCACGAGAGCGCCCGCCTCCTGGCCCTCGCCGACGGCGGACGCCACGAAGGGGCGGTGCCGGCGGTCGGCCTGACCCTGACCGACGCCGATCGGGCAGCCGCCGACGCCTGGCTCAAGGAACGGAAGATCGCCGGGCCCTTCGTGGCGGTGGCACCCGGGTCGATCTGGGGCACCAAGCGGTGGCCGGGATACGCGGAGCTCGTTGCCCGGCTGAAGCAGCCGGTCGTGGTGCTCGGCAGCGCCGCGGACAGCGCGCTCGCCGACGAGGTCGCCGCGGCGGGTGCCGGCCGCGCGCATTCTGCCGCCGGGGCTCTCTCGCTCCGTGAGTCGGCCGCCGTCATCGCCCGCGCAAACCTCCTCGTGACCAACGACTCCGCACCCCTCCACCTGGCCACCGGTGTGGGCACGCCGGTCGTGGCGGTGTTCGGCCCGACCACGCCGGCGCAGGGGTTCGGCCCAATCGGTGCTGGCAGCCGTGTCGTGGAGGAGAAGGGACTCTGGTGCCGCCCCTGCTCGCCGCACGGGCCCGCCACCTGCCCGCTCGGCCACCACACCTGTATGCAGGCCATCGGCGTGGAGCGTGTCCTGGCCGCCGTCGCGTCCGCCTCGGCCGCCGGCGCGCACTGA
- a CDS encoding ROK family protein: MEYILGIDVGGTNLVAGCVSSDGSRLEGLLSEPTRAEEGADGVVGRILALGQRSREALAAAVPGASVSGVGIGSPGPLDTQRGIVLLTPNLGWVDFPLRDRVADGLNLPASLDNDANCAVLGEHWRGAARGTSQAIGITIGTGIGGGIILDGQLYHGASDCAGEIGHTTIEMNGRRCACGNYGCLEAYASGPAIARRAVEAVERGAESSLRALLDTDPASITAQVVYEAAEAGDSLAREVVQDTARILGAAIANLVNVFNPEVVVVCGGVTLAGESLFAPLRREVTRRAFRPAVEVCRIVPGALTGSAGVYGAARSFLDSCAR; encoded by the coding sequence ATGGAATACATCCTCGGCATCGACGTGGGCGGCACGAACCTCGTCGCCGGCTGCGTCTCCAGCGACGGCTCGCGTCTCGAGGGGCTGTTGAGCGAGCCGACCCGCGCCGAGGAAGGGGCCGATGGCGTGGTAGGGCGCATCCTGGCCCTGGGCCAGCGCTCCCGGGAGGCGCTCGCCGCCGCCGTGCCCGGGGCCAGCGTGTCGGGCGTCGGGATCGGCTCACCCGGCCCCCTCGACACCCAACGGGGGATCGTGCTCCTGACGCCGAATCTCGGGTGGGTGGACTTCCCGCTGCGCGACAGGGTGGCGGACGGACTCAACCTGCCCGCGTCGCTGGACAACGACGCCAACTGCGCCGTGCTCGGCGAGCACTGGCGCGGTGCCGCCCGCGGGACGAGCCAGGCCATCGGCATCACGATCGGTACCGGAATCGGCGGCGGGATCATCCTCGACGGCCAGCTCTACCACGGCGCGTCCGATTGCGCCGGGGAAATCGGGCACACGACCATCGAGATGAACGGCCGCCGCTGCGCGTGCGGGAACTACGGCTGTCTCGAGGCCTACGCGTCGGGTCCTGCCATCGCACGGCGCGCCGTGGAGGCGGTCGAGCGCGGCGCCGAGAGCTCGCTTCGGGCGCTGTTGGACACCGATCCCGCGTCCATCACGGCGCAGGTGGTGTACGAGGCGGCCGAGGCAGGCGACAGCCTGGCCCGTGAGGTGGTGCAGGACACCGCACGAATCCTCGGCGCGGCTATTGCCAACCTGGTGAACGTCTTCAATCCCGAAGTCGTGGTGGTCTGCGGTGGCGTCACCCTGGCCGGTGAAAGCCTTTTTGCCCCCCTGCGTCGCGAAGTGACCCGCCGCGCCTTCCGTCCTGCGGTGGAAGTCTGCCGGATCGTGCCCGGCGCACTGACGGGATCCGCCGGCGTCTATGGCGCGGCTCGTTCGTTTCTCGACAGCTGCGCCAGGTGA
- a CDS encoding PfkB family carbohydrate kinase, translating into MRRVGVIGTMVWDMIHGRDPVGPPTEEWGGIAYALSGMDAALDDGWEIVPLIRVGRDLAPQAAEFLRGLSRLAPGARCIEVPAPNNRVVLRYQSAERRCERMQGGVPGWTWPELGPLVGDLDALYVNFISGFEMCLGTAQALRQGFQGPIYADLHSLFLGMQRDGMRTLQPLPDAPSWFGCFDAIQVNEDEMHQLSPDPMGLSAAALGAGVSLLLVTLGSRGTAYVAAPGFDGWNRGAAATAGLPVRTALVAAPAVDALDPTGCGDVFGAACAARLLAGVPVPDAIRDANALAARNAAYRGAAGLVRHLRGELVAP; encoded by the coding sequence ATGCGCCGCGTCGGCGTCATCGGGACGATGGTCTGGGACATGATTCACGGGCGGGACCCGGTCGGGCCGCCCACCGAGGAATGGGGCGGCATTGCCTACGCGTTGTCCGGCATGGACGCCGCGCTGGACGACGGTTGGGAAATCGTGCCCCTGATCCGTGTGGGACGGGATCTGGCACCGCAGGCGGCCGAGTTCCTCCGTGGACTCTCCCGGCTCGCGCCGGGGGCGCGCTGCATCGAGGTGCCGGCGCCCAACAACCGGGTGGTGCTGCGGTACCAGTCGGCGGAGCGCCGCTGTGAACGGATGCAGGGCGGCGTGCCAGGATGGACCTGGCCGGAACTCGGCCCGCTGGTGGGCGATCTCGACGCCCTGTACGTCAACTTCATTTCCGGTTTCGAGATGTGCCTCGGCACCGCCCAGGCATTGCGGCAGGGCTTCCAAGGCCCCATCTATGCGGATCTCCACAGCCTCTTCCTCGGGATGCAGCGCGACGGCATGCGAACGCTCCAGCCCCTTCCCGACGCCCCCTCCTGGTTCGGGTGCTTCGATGCGATCCAGGTCAACGAGGATGAAATGCACCAGCTCTCCCCCGACCCGATGGGACTCTCCGCCGCCGCACTGGGCGCGGGGGTGTCGCTGCTGCTGGTGACGCTCGGGTCGCGCGGCACCGCCTACGTGGCGGCCCCGGGGTTTGACGGATGGAATCGCGGCGCCGCGGCGACCGCCGGCCTGCCGGTCCGCACGGCGCTGGTGGCCGCCCCCGCGGTCGACGCGCTCGATCCGACCGGCTGCGGCGACGTCTTCGGGGCGGCGTGCGCCGCCCGGCTGCTCGCCGGGGTGCCGGTGCCCGACGCCATTCGGGACGCCAATGCCCTCGCCGCGCGCAATGCAGCCTACCGGGGTGCTGCGGGGCTCGTGCGGCACCTCCGCGGGGAACTGGTGGCGCCATGA
- a CDS encoding ATP-binding protein: MTRIAEVPAYFDDKSFDHFAQGFGAWPPDERMLFDARAATWASPYGLIGMLTAAQALREAHCEKPLFTVPASDDVRRYWARTGFFRHAADLFEIHGKVPRVAASEDSDHLLDITPVGASEDVHQVVGRIQERAARMLSNELGLEAKATMGFAMALSEACQNIVEHAGTSGWVAVHLYNFRKRLGRRVIVIAVSDAGLGFRRSLEATQAKRFGDRWGDAAALEAALIQGVSRFRDPGRGQGLAGIKRYLSRWDGKISIRSGTARLSIVPPWDDDVPLAENLPFFPGSQVQVVIPAQEGGAR; encoded by the coding sequence ATGACGCGCATCGCCGAGGTGCCCGCCTACTTCGACGACAAGTCGTTCGACCACTTCGCGCAGGGGTTCGGCGCCTGGCCGCCCGACGAACGGATGCTCTTCGATGCCCGGGCCGCCACCTGGGCCTCACCCTACGGCCTGATCGGCATGCTCACCGCCGCCCAGGCCCTGCGGGAAGCCCACTGCGAGAAACCCCTCTTTACCGTGCCCGCCAGCGATGACGTGCGCCGGTACTGGGCCCGGACCGGGTTCTTCCGGCACGCCGCCGACCTCTTCGAGATCCACGGGAAGGTGCCCCGGGTCGCCGCGAGCGAGGACTCCGACCACCTGCTCGACATTACGCCAGTCGGGGCGTCTGAGGATGTGCATCAGGTGGTAGGCCGCATCCAGGAACGGGCGGCCCGGATGCTGAGCAACGAGCTCGGGCTCGAGGCGAAGGCCACGATGGGTTTCGCAATGGCGCTTTCGGAGGCGTGTCAGAATATTGTAGAGCACGCCGGGACCTCCGGGTGGGTGGCCGTCCACCTGTATAACTTCCGGAAGCGGCTCGGGCGGCGCGTGATCGTCATCGCGGTCAGCGACGCGGGGCTCGGCTTCCGCCGTTCGCTGGAGGCCACCCAGGCCAAGCGATTTGGCGACCGCTGGGGCGACGCGGCCGCGCTTGAGGCGGCGCTGATCCAGGGCGTCAGCCGCTTCCGTGATCCGGGCCGGGGCCAGGGCCTCGCCGGGATCAAGCGCTATCTCAGTCGGTGGGACGGGAAAATTTCCATCAGGAGCGGGACCGCCCGGCTGTCGATCGTCCCGCCCTGGGACGACGATGTTCCCCTCGCGGAGAACCTCCCGTTCTTCCCCGGCTCCCAGGTGCAGGTGGTCATCCCGGCCCAGGAAGGAGGCGCCCGGTGA